The following coding sequences lie in one Cryomorphaceae bacterium genomic window:
- a CDS encoding glyceraldehyde-3-phosphate dehydrogenase, which translates to MATETLDAGKSTYDNELKDWVDRKRAAISLMHAIGKLMYEKSVELVLFRNPLLDTNISEILNLHVYAREVVNRPIEVYDSAELAELLLTFDLAPAKIDIGRLANEWLTEKAQFASKEEFLRSKLANFIGHQTSSDIEPKDVVLYGFGRIGRLAARELIKQAGKGQQLRLRAIVTRDRDKSMISKRAALLRNDSVHGEFHGTVVEDLNNEQLIINGQIVQMICADQPEDVDYTAYGIDKALVIDNTGKFADAESLGRHLKAKGVSKVLLTAPGKEMPNIVYGINHKELDIDNTQLFSAASCTTNAICPVLNVIEEKIGIEKGHIETVHAYTNDQNLLDNMHKKTRRGRSAAINMVITETGAGRAVTKVIPQLKDKLTANAVRVPTPNGSLAIMHLSVNRETSLEEVNGYLRDAALRGDLVNQINYSIDEELVSSDIIGNTCCSVYDSPATIVSPDKKNIVLYVWYDNEFGYTKQVLRLAKHIAKVQRLVYY; encoded by the coding sequence ATGGCAACTGAAACGTTGGACGCAGGTAAATCTACCTACGATAACGAGTTGAAAGACTGGGTTGACCGCAAACGGGCAGCCATTAGTCTTATGCACGCAATCGGCAAACTGATGTATGAAAAGTCTGTCGAATTGGTATTGTTCAGAAATCCTCTGCTCGATACCAACATCTCTGAAATCCTCAACCTGCACGTGTACGCCCGCGAGGTAGTAAACCGGCCGATTGAGGTGTATGATTCAGCCGAGCTGGCCGAACTTCTGCTCACTTTTGACCTGGCACCCGCCAAGATTGACATCGGCCGCCTTGCCAACGAGTGGCTTACCGAAAAAGCTCAGTTCGCCTCAAAAGAGGAATTTCTTCGCAGCAAATTGGCCAACTTTATTGGTCACCAAACCAGCAGCGATATTGAACCTAAAGACGTTGTGCTTTACGGATTTGGTCGTATTGGTCGCTTGGCTGCGCGCGAATTGATTAAACAAGCAGGTAAAGGACAACAACTGCGTTTACGGGCTATCGTTACCCGCGATCGTGACAAGAGCATGATTTCTAAACGCGCCGCCCTCCTGCGAAACGATTCTGTGCATGGAGAATTTCACGGCACTGTGGTTGAAGACCTCAACAACGAGCAACTCATCATCAACGGCCAGATAGTACAAATGATTTGTGCTGACCAACCTGAGGATGTGGATTACACCGCTTATGGCATTGACAAAGCGCTTGTGATTGACAACACCGGAAAATTTGCTGATGCTGAATCACTCGGACGCCACCTGAAAGCAAAAGGTGTAAGCAAAGTTCTTCTTACCGCTCCGGGGAAAGAAATGCCTAACATCGTTTACGGTATCAATCACAAGGAATTAGACATTGACAACACGCAGTTGTTCTCTGCCGCTTCGTGCACAACAAATGCTATTTGCCCTGTGCTCAATGTGATTGAAGAAAAAATAGGCATCGAAAAAGGTCACATCGAAACAGTGCACGCATACACCAACGACCAGAATTTGTTGGACAACATGCACAAAAAAACCCGTCGTGGTCGCTCTGCTGCCATCAACATGGTAATCACTGAAACCGGAGCCGGGCGTGCGGTTACGAAGGTAATCCCTCAATTGAAGGACAAACTTACGGCCAACGCTGTTCGCGTGCCTACCCCGAACGGATCACTGGCCATTATGCACCTCTCAGTGAACCGCGAGACCTCTCTTGAAGAAGTAAACGGTTACCTGCGCGATGCAGCGTTGCGTGGAGATTTGGTAAATCAAATCAACTACTCCATTGACGAGGAGCTCGTTTCGAGCGACATTATCGGAAACACATGTTGCTCGGTGTACGATTCACCGGCCACCATCGTGAGCCCCGACAAAAAGAACATCGTGTTGTACGTTTGGTACGACAATGAATTTGGTTACACCAAACAAGTGCTGCGACTAGCGAAACACATCGCCAAAGTTCAGCGACTCGTGTACTATTAG
- a CDS encoding RNA polymerase sigma factor RpoD/SigA, translating into MRQLKITKSITNRESQSLDKYLHEIGKEDLITAEEEVELARRIKKGDQAALEKLTRANLRFVVSVSKQYQNQGLSLPDLINEGNLGLIKAAQRFDETRGFKFISYAVWWIRQSILQALAEQSRIVRLPLNQVGSLNKINKMFAKLEQEYDRPPTVDELAVALDMPIEKVAESLKVSGRHVSVDAPFQEGESNSLLDVMINEDSPKADRDLLSESLVKEIERSLSTLSDKEAEVIRLFYGIGKTHGMTLEEIGAKFNLTRERVRQIKEKAIKRLRHTSRSKLLKSYLG; encoded by the coding sequence ATGAGACAACTAAAAATCACCAAAAGCATTACCAATCGTGAGAGCCAGTCGCTCGACAAATACCTCCACGAAATTGGTAAAGAAGACCTCATCACCGCAGAAGAAGAAGTAGAATTGGCCCGCCGCATCAAAAAAGGCGATCAAGCAGCCCTCGAAAAACTGACCCGCGCCAACCTTCGTTTTGTGGTTTCTGTTTCAAAACAATACCAAAATCAAGGTCTCTCTCTTCCGGATCTTATTAATGAAGGTAACCTCGGATTGATTAAAGCGGCCCAACGTTTCGACGAAACACGCGGATTTAAATTCATCTCGTACGCCGTATGGTGGATTCGCCAGTCTATCCTTCAGGCTTTGGCCGAGCAATCGCGAATTGTTCGTTTGCCTCTGAATCAGGTAGGCTCGTTGAACAAAATCAACAAAATGTTCGCCAAGCTCGAGCAGGAATACGACCGCCCTCCTACTGTGGATGAATTGGCGGTAGCACTTGACATGCCCATCGAAAAGGTTGCCGAGTCACTGAAGGTTTCGGGCCGTCACGTGTCTGTGGATGCTCCTTTTCAGGAAGGTGAATCAAACTCCTTGCTCGATGTAATGATCAATGAAGACTCTCCAAAAGCAGACCGCGATTTGTTGAGTGAATCATTGGTAAAGGAAATTGAGCGTTCGTTATCAACCTTAAGCGACAAAGAGGCCGAAGTAATTCGACTCTTCTACGGAATTGGTAAAACGCACGGCATGACACTGGAGGAAATCGGTGCCAAGTTCAACCTCACCCGTGAGCGCGTTCGGCAAATTAAGGAGAAAGCAATAAAGCGTCTCCGACACACTTCACGCAGCAAACTGCTGAAGTCTTACCTGGGATAA
- a CDS encoding Do family serine endopeptidase produces MKKIWSTLLIATVGGLVAAGSFVWLGGDLVVNKNDNPKSQLVEYHPFQTIPVSNASIPPGSMDFTHAAEKSVHAVVHVTTESVPPTYYNPWSDFFGGRRYYQGEPARSAGSGVIISPDGYIVTNNHVIAEAHRIEVTMNDMRTYEAMVVGTDPSTDLALLKINDSELPYLTFGNSDDIRVGEWVLAVGNPFNLTSTVTAGIVSAKARNLNLLRYDPGNDQFPIESFIQTDAAVNPGNSGGALVTINGDLIGINTAIASRTGSYSGYAFAIPASIVQKVTNDLFEFGRVQRAFVGVSIANISEDLARAEKLESRSGAYVRGLTDGGAAAEAGIKVGDVITKVNDANIRNVTELQEQIARFRPGDSVVVGVMRGKEQKYFNLTLRNQYGSTEMRSREDDVVTAAFGATFEEADGNTLRRLNIKQGVVVDNITDGSIQKAGIKNGFIITRIDKKPVKTAEDVGNILKESRGGVLIEGMYPNGSLAYYGFGL; encoded by the coding sequence ATGAAGAAAATTTGGTCAACCCTTTTGATTGCCACCGTGGGTGGGCTTGTAGCCGCAGGTAGCTTTGTTTGGCTAGGCGGGGACCTGGTCGTTAACAAAAATGACAATCCAAAATCGCAGTTGGTGGAGTACCATCCGTTTCAAACCATTCCGGTTTCGAACGCTTCCATTCCTCCCGGCTCCATGGATTTTACGCATGCCGCTGAAAAATCGGTTCACGCCGTGGTGCACGTTACTACCGAATCTGTGCCACCAACATACTACAATCCCTGGAGCGACTTCTTTGGAGGCCGCCGCTACTATCAGGGTGAGCCGGCGCGATCAGCAGGTTCGGGGGTCATTATATCCCCCGATGGATACATCGTAACCAATAACCACGTGATTGCCGAAGCACACAGAATTGAGGTTACTATGAACGATATGCGCACCTATGAGGCGATGGTGGTTGGAACGGACCCATCAACCGATCTAGCCCTGCTGAAAATTAACGATAGCGAACTCCCCTACCTCACCTTTGGAAACTCCGATGATATTAGGGTTGGCGAATGGGTGTTGGCCGTTGGTAATCCGTTTAATCTCACATCTACCGTGACGGCCGGTATTGTTAGTGCCAAAGCCCGAAATCTCAATTTGCTGCGCTACGATCCGGGCAATGATCAGTTTCCCATTGAATCGTTTATTCAAACAGACGCCGCCGTAAATCCGGGTAACTCGGGAGGTGCGCTGGTAACCATTAACGGAGATTTAATTGGAATCAACACGGCCATCGCATCACGAACCGGTTCATACAGCGGTTACGCATTTGCCATCCCTGCCAGTATCGTTCAAAAAGTGACCAACGACTTGTTTGAGTTCGGAAGGGTACAGCGCGCCTTTGTGGGAGTATCTATTGCCAACATCTCTGAAGATCTGGCGCGTGCAGAAAAACTCGAAAGTCGCAGCGGTGCATACGTTCGTGGACTCACCGACGGTGGTGCAGCCGCCGAAGCCGGCATCAAAGTGGGCGACGTGATAACCAAGGTAAACGACGCCAATATTCGCAACGTTACGGAGCTTCAGGAGCAAATTGCGAGGTTCCGACCCGGCGATAGCGTGGTAGTGGGAGTAATGCGCGGTAAAGAGCAAAAGTATTTTAACCTCACCCTCAGAAACCAATACGGTAGCACTGAAATGAGGAGTCGTGAAGATGATGTGGTCACTGCAGCCTTTGGGGCTACTTTCGAAGAGGCAGATGGCAACACACTGCGCCGCTTAAACATAAAGCAAGGTGTTGTGGTTGATAATATCACGGACGGGTCCATTCAAAAGGCCGGAATTAAAAACGGCTTTATTATCACGCGAATTGACAAAAAACCAGTAAAGACTGCCGAGGATGTTGGTAATATCCTGAAAGAAAGCCGGGGCGGCGTGCTCATTGAGGGAATGTATCCCAACGGCTCTTTGGCCTACTATGGATTCGGACTCTAA